A window of the Thalassospira sp. TSL5-1 genome harbors these coding sequences:
- the choV gene encoding choline ABC transporter ATP-binding protein: MTNAVEFDNIDVIFGDRQQEALALLDQGKNRSQIQEATNNVLGVADVSFNVPQGEICVLMGLSGSGKSSLLRCVNGLNKVSRGSLRVRHGDGDQVTDVTSCDAQTLRTLRREHVAMVFQQFALLPWRTVAENVGFGLELRGLSAKQRHEIVQEKLALVGLDEWASKYAHELSGGMQQRVGLARAFATDAPILLMDEPFSALDPLIRNRLQDELLDLQEKLNKTILFVSHDLDEAMKLGNSIAIMEGGYVVQHGTPEDIALRPANDYVADFVAHMNPVNILRGRAIMQRATRDMRNGSGEFAIEDEDIKLFIENGVVKSAQNGEQQELKLVPYDGTVPDHLDPTNNSIIFVAEDDVLLKNLIEIREITQNPVILTRENRISGTLGRREFFASLTQTASVAD; the protein is encoded by the coding sequence ATGACCAACGCCGTTGAATTCGACAATATCGACGTCATTTTTGGCGACCGCCAGCAAGAGGCCCTCGCCCTGCTCGATCAGGGAAAGAACCGGTCGCAAATCCAGGAGGCCACCAACAATGTGCTGGGCGTTGCCGATGTCAGCTTTAATGTTCCCCAAGGCGAAATCTGCGTCCTGATGGGGCTTTCAGGCTCAGGCAAATCTTCACTTTTGCGCTGTGTAAATGGGCTGAACAAAGTATCGCGCGGGTCGTTGCGGGTACGACATGGCGATGGCGACCAGGTTACGGATGTCACCAGTTGCGATGCCCAAACCCTGCGCACCCTGCGCCGCGAACATGTGGCAATGGTATTTCAGCAGTTCGCCCTGCTGCCTTGGCGAACCGTTGCCGAAAATGTCGGTTTCGGACTGGAGCTGCGCGGCTTGAGCGCAAAACAGCGCCACGAAATCGTTCAGGAAAAACTGGCTCTTGTCGGGCTCGATGAATGGGCATCAAAATATGCCCATGAACTTTCAGGTGGCATGCAGCAGCGCGTTGGCCTCGCCCGTGCGTTTGCCACCGATGCCCCCATTCTTCTGATGGACGAACCGTTTTCAGCCCTTGATCCGCTTATTCGCAATCGCTTGCAGGATGAACTGCTTGACCTGCAGGAAAAGCTGAACAAAACCATCCTGTTTGTTAGCCACGACCTGGATGAAGCCATGAAACTGGGCAATTCAATTGCCATCATGGAAGGCGGATATGTGGTACAGCATGGCACACCGGAAGATATCGCGCTGCGCCCGGCAAATGATTATGTTGCGGACTTTGTCGCGCACATGAACCCGGTAAATATTCTGCGTGGCCGGGCGATCATGCAGCGTGCAACACGCGACATGCGCAATGGGTCTGGAGAATTCGCCATCGAGGATGAGGACATCAAACTTTTCATCGAAAACGGCGTGGTCAAATCCGCTCAAAATGGCGAACAGCAGGAACTCAAACTTGTTCCTTATGACGGCACCGTACCGGATCATCTTGATCCGACCAACAATTCGATCATTTTTGTTGCCGAGGATGATGTTCTTCTCAAAAATCTGATCGAAATTCGAGAAATCACGCAAAATCCGGTGATCCTGACCCGCGAAAACCGCATTTCAGGCACCTTGGGCCGTCGTGAATTTTTCGCAAGCCTGACGCAAACCGCATCTGTGGCCGATTAA
- the choW gene encoding choline ABC transporter permease subunit, with translation MEWLTEIKIPLGSWIASLMDALNAHADFVFYAISDALGFIIDHTVDALVWLHPLVIIAFFAGLAIWLHRSWKLTAFTVLSLLLVVNLGYWEATMETLAMVFYATLICMVIGVPLGVASAHRPWLYQALRPILDLMQTIPTFVYLIPTLILFGLGVVPGLISTVIFSIAAPVRLTQLGIASTPKALIEAGQSFGCTPRQLLFKVELPSAMPSIMAGLTQCIMLSLSMVVISALVGADGLGKPVVRALNTVNIAQGFEAGLAIVILAIVLDRICRRDNNEKTGQ, from the coding sequence ATGGAATGGCTCACGGAAATCAAGATTCCGCTGGGGAGCTGGATCGCATCCCTGATGGACGCCCTGAATGCTCATGCCGACTTTGTTTTTTATGCCATCTCGGATGCACTGGGTTTCATCATCGACCACACCGTCGATGCACTGGTATGGTTACATCCACTTGTCATTATCGCATTCTTCGCCGGTTTGGCGATCTGGCTGCACAGATCCTGGAAACTGACAGCCTTTACCGTGCTGTCATTGTTGCTGGTTGTCAATCTTGGCTATTGGGAAGCCACCATGGAAACACTGGCGATGGTGTTTTACGCCACCCTGATCTGTATGGTGATTGGCGTTCCCCTTGGCGTGGCTTCGGCCCATCGTCCCTGGCTATATCAGGCCCTGCGCCCGATCCTGGATCTGATGCAGACAATCCCGACATTCGTATATCTGATTCCCACCCTGATCCTGTTTGGCCTGGGTGTGGTGCCCGGTTTGATTTCAACCGTGATTTTTTCCATCGCGGCACCGGTGCGTCTAACCCAGCTTGGCATTGCCTCCACCCCCAAGGCCCTTATCGAGGCCGGGCAAAGTTTTGGCTGCACCCCGCGCCAGTTGCTGTTCAAGGTTGAACTGCCTTCTGCGATGCCGTCCATCATGGCAGGCCTGACGCAATGTATCATGCTCTCGCTTTCGATGGTGGTGATTTCAGCGCTTGTTGGGGCGGATGGCCTGGGCAAACCGGTTGTACGCGCACTTAACACCGTTAACATTGCACAGGGCTTTGAAGCAGGCCTGGCCATCGTCATCCTGGCAATCGTACTGGACCGCATTTGCCGCCGCGACAACAACGAAAAAACGGGGCAGTAA
- a CDS encoding ABC transporter ATP-binding protein, whose protein sequence is MAQRQHAVEMRNVVKRYGEFTAVKKMDLTVPENSFVTFLGPSGCGKTTTLRMIAGLTDITEGDLIIRDRRVNDLPIHKRNLGLVFQNYALFPHKTIFENIAFGLKYRNVNKADIAQKVKSALDLVQLPHVADRYPNQLSGGQQQRIALARAIVIEPDVLLLDEPLSALDANLREEMRVELKRIQRELGVATVFVTHDQSEALAMSDKLVVMKDGIVEQEGAPQDVYNNPSSAFVADFLGHSNIFTGKLSEPSGETAPVELEGGTILRTTAHQIQRVNRQQNIRAVIRAEKIMVSTNQSPASNDSTSIPGRIKTVDYLGQMARYFITAEGQDWQVINPIDQHPFGEGAEIFMHIPARNCVLLPGHTD, encoded by the coding sequence ATGGCCCAACGCCAGCATGCTGTTGAAATGCGCAATGTCGTAAAACGATATGGCGAATTCACTGCCGTTAAAAAAATGGATCTGACCGTTCCTGAAAACAGCTTTGTCACGTTTTTGGGGCCATCGGGATGTGGTAAAACCACAACCCTGCGCATGATTGCAGGCCTGACGGACATTACCGAAGGCGACCTTATCATCCGGGACCGGCGGGTTAACGACCTGCCCATCCATAAACGCAATCTGGGGCTGGTCTTTCAGAATTACGCCCTGTTTCCACACAAAACCATTTTTGAAAATATCGCCTTTGGCCTGAAATATCGCAATGTCAACAAGGCCGATATTGCGCAAAAGGTTAAATCCGCCCTGGATCTGGTGCAGTTGCCACATGTAGCGGACCGCTACCCCAACCAGCTTTCTGGCGGGCAACAACAGCGTATTGCCCTGGCCCGCGCCATTGTGATTGAACCAGATGTATTGCTGCTTGACGAACCCCTGTCGGCCCTTGATGCGAACCTGCGCGAAGAAATGCGTGTCGAGCTGAAACGTATTCAACGCGAATTGGGCGTTGCCACCGTTTTTGTCACCCATGACCAGTCCGAAGCCCTGGCAATGTCAGACAAACTGGTGGTTATGAAAGACGGCATTGTCGAACAGGAAGGCGCACCGCAAGACGTTTACAATAACCCATCATCGGCCTTTGTGGCCGATTTTCTGGGGCATTCCAACATCTTTACCGGAAAATTGTCCGAACCATCGGGTGAGACAGCACCTGTCGAACTTGAAGGCGGAACAATCCTTCGAACCACTGCCCATCAAATACAGCGTGTTAACCGCCAGCAAAATATTCGTGCCGTTATCCGGGCAGAAAAAATTATGGTTTCAACCAATCAAAGCCCGGCCTCAAACGATAGCACCAGCATCCCCGGCCGCATCAAAACCGTTGATTATCTGGGGCAAATGGCCCGCTATTTCATCACTGCCGAGGGCCAGGACTGGCAAGTGATCAACCCGATTGATCAGCATCCCTTTGGCGAAGGTGCCGAGATTTTCATGCACATTCCTGCACGTAACTGTGTGTTGTTACCCGGTCATACCGACTGA
- a CDS encoding 3-keto-5-aminohexanoate cleavage protein produces the protein MAHKVIITCAITGSVHTPSMSPYLPITPDEIAEQAIAAAQEGAAILHLHARDPKTGFPAPDPGLFRQFLPKIREATEAVVNISTGGGMTMTVEDRIQAAQTTSPEMASLNLGSMNFGLFPALKRKTEWQHDWEPDFLESSRDFIFRNTFSDIETILAQLGDANGTRFEFECYDVGHLYTLAHFIDHGLVKGPVFLQFVLGVLGGIGADPENLMHMKATADRLFGDQYRFSVLGVGRAQMPFAAMSASMGGHVRVGLEDNLYICKGELARNNAEQVKKVCDILTGLNLDIATPDEARAMLGLKGYDKVGF, from the coding sequence ATGGCCCATAAAGTCATTATCACCTGTGCCATCACTGGTTCGGTTCATACGCCGTCCATGAGCCCATATTTGCCCATCACACCCGATGAAATTGCCGAACAGGCCATTGCGGCCGCACAGGAAGGGGCCGCTATTTTGCACCTTCATGCCCGCGACCCCAAAACCGGCTTCCCCGCCCCGGACCCGGGACTTTTCAGGCAATTTTTGCCTAAAATCCGCGAGGCCACCGAGGCGGTGGTCAATATCTCGACCGGCGGTGGCATGACCATGACGGTTGAGGATCGCATCCAGGCAGCGCAAACCACATCGCCGGAAATGGCGTCGCTTAACCTTGGCAGCATGAATTTTGGTCTGTTTCCGGCATTAAAGCGCAAAACCGAATGGCAGCATGACTGGGAACCGGACTTCCTCGAAAGCAGCCGTGATTTCATATTTAGAAATACCTTTTCAGATATTGAAACAATCCTTGCGCAACTGGGCGACGCCAACGGCACCCGCTTTGAATTTGAATGTTACGATGTAGGCCATCTTTATACCCTGGCCCATTTCATCGATCACGGGCTGGTCAAAGGCCCGGTCTTTTTACAGTTTGTGCTGGGTGTTTTGGGTGGCATCGGTGCCGATCCTGAAAACCTGATGCACATGAAGGCCACCGCAGACCGGCTTTTTGGCGACCAGTACCGTTTTTCCGTTTTAGGTGTTGGTCGGGCCCAAATGCCCTTTGCCGCCATGTCGGCCAGTATGGGCGGTCATGTGCGTGTTGGCCTGGAAGACAACCTTTACATCTGCAAAGGCGAACTGGCGCGTAACAATGCCGAACAGGTTAAGAAGGTTTGCGATATTCTGACCGGCTTGAACCTTGACATCGCCACACCGGACGAAGCCCGCGCCATGCTGGGCCTCAAGGGATATGACAAAGTCGGGTTTTAG
- a CDS encoding LysR family transcriptional regulator: protein MDDISKRRFDWNLLHTFTVIVEERSITGAANRLLLRQPSVSNALKRLEDQIGARLIDRERGRFEVTEQGLALYHECREICGAIGRLSDVMQDSGSQLTGHLHLWMASHVVFPPLDEALFEFNRQHPHVTYEINVATSAHVVSQVLSQQASFGICLVNEQHPRLDYRRLYREHFGFFCGPTHHLFGRKDVTLADLRHEAFVSFSTDQLSDALAPVAVLRAREGMKGKVIATSPHLEEVRRLINAGLGIGPLPIHVVKSARDRGVLWQLPPYEAPPAIDIYLVTNPRMSLGRAERFFIDNLTSRLSAAPGGYFIYS from the coding sequence ATGGACGATATTTCCAAGCGCAGGTTTGACTGGAATTTGCTGCATACTTTCACGGTGATTGTGGAGGAACGTTCCATCACCGGGGCGGCAAACAGGTTATTGTTGCGTCAGCCCAGCGTCAGCAATGCCCTGAAACGTTTGGAAGACCAGATTGGCGCACGCCTGATAGACCGTGAACGGGGCCGGTTTGAAGTGACGGAACAGGGGCTGGCGCTTTATCATGAATGTCGTGAAATTTGCGGGGCAATCGGGCGATTATCCGATGTGATGCAGGATAGTGGCAGTCAATTGACGGGGCATTTGCATTTATGGATGGCAAGCCACGTTGTGTTCCCGCCATTGGATGAAGCCCTGTTTGAATTTAATCGCCAGCATCCACATGTGACATATGAAATTAATGTCGCGACATCGGCCCATGTTGTGAGCCAGGTTTTATCGCAGCAGGCCAGTTTCGGCATATGCCTGGTGAACGAACAACATCCGCGTCTTGATTACCGCAGGCTCTATCGGGAGCATTTCGGATTTTTTTGTGGACCAACACACCACCTTTTTGGCCGTAAGGACGTGACATTGGCGGATTTGCGCCATGAAGCCTTTGTGTCCTTTTCCACCGATCAGTTATCGGATGCGCTAGCACCTGTTGCCGTTTTGCGCGCGCGCGAAGGGATGAAGGGAAAGGTCATTGCCACCAGCCCACATCTGGAGGAGGTCCGCCGGTTGATCAATGCCGGGCTGGGCATTGGTCCGCTGCCGATTCATGTGGTCAAAAGTGCTCGTGATCGCGGTGTGTTGTGGCAATTGCCCCCGTATGAGGCCCCACCCGCGATTGATATTTATCTTGTGACCAATCCGCGCATGTCGCTTGGCCGGGCAGAACGTTTTTTCATCGATAATTTAACGTCACGTCTGTCAGCTGCACCGGGCGGATATTTTATCTATTCCTAA
- a CDS encoding extracellular solute-binding protein, whose translation MDETKRYERLLSRYRNGDINRRTFLTVLGAAGVTAGIVGGPMGMLVKSAKAATPQQVRFDGWGGVVSEAFEKYAFEPYTKKTGIKVVSGTFGGADEYLARVKSSQPGEFNLAHLSGVFDYARYHGLELSSELNEANIPNLKTVITNLIEPLRKISDGKLSAVPYDYGTTGIAYNRKHISDDEAKAKGAKLMVDDAYKGKIGGWAEWKTRIWYGALQSDQDPNNIQDMEAVWDMIRKHRDLALKYWTSGAELMSLLAEEEIYVTEGWSGRIRALQDQGHDIGYFDPKGGLGWQECIFVLKGSPMAACEELLNFMLEPEVAIAVAEGQFYPPALDPQKVELGKIIPTLPAFDPTGTLDGLSFFDPAYWNKNEADWSKKFSRVQRGY comes from the coding sequence ATGGATGAGACGAAACGCTACGAACGCCTGCTAAGCCGTTATAGAAATGGCGACATTAACCGCCGTACTTTTTTGACCGTACTGGGTGCTGCTGGCGTTACAGCAGGAATCGTCGGCGGACCGATGGGCATGCTGGTAAAATCCGCCAAGGCGGCAACCCCGCAACAGGTTCGCTTTGATGGCTGGGGCGGCGTTGTATCTGAAGCATTTGAAAAATACGCCTTCGAACCCTACACAAAAAAAACCGGTATCAAGGTGGTTTCGGGCACCTTTGGCGGGGCGGATGAATATCTGGCACGGGTTAAATCCAGCCAGCCAGGCGAATTTAATCTGGCCCATCTTTCTGGTGTGTTTGATTACGCCCGCTATCACGGCCTGGAGCTCAGCTCGGAACTTAATGAAGCCAATATTCCCAACCTAAAAACGGTCATTACCAACCTGATCGAACCTTTACGCAAAATCTCGGACGGTAAACTCTCCGCCGTGCCCTACGATTATGGCACCACCGGTATTGCCTATAACCGCAAACATATCAGCGATGATGAAGCCAAAGCCAAAGGGGCCAAGCTGATGGTTGATGACGCCTATAAAGGCAAAATCGGCGGCTGGGCGGAGTGGAAAACCCGTATCTGGTATGGCGCCCTGCAATCCGACCAGGACCCGAATAACATTCAGGATATGGAAGCGGTTTGGGACATGATCCGTAAGCATCGGGATCTGGCCCTTAAATACTGGACCTCAGGCGCGGAACTGATGAGCCTGCTTGCCGAAGAGGAAATTTATGTCACCGAAGGCTGGTCGGGCCGTATTCGGGCCCTTCAGGATCAGGGGCATGATATTGGCTATTTTGACCCCAAAGGCGGCCTTGGCTGGCAGGAATGTATCTTCGTTCTGAAAGGAAGCCCGATGGCCGCCTGCGAAGAACTGCTCAACTTCATGCTGGAACCCGAAGTCGCCATTGCGGTGGCCGAAGGGCAGTTCTATCCGCCTGCGCTTGACCCGCAAAAGGTGGAACTGGGCAAGATCATCCCCACCCTGCCCGCCTTTGACCCCACCGGCACACTCGATGGCCTTAGCTTTTTTGATCCGGCTTACTGGAACAAAAACGAAGCCGACTGGTCCAAGAAATTCTCGCGGGTACAGCGCGGTTATTAA
- a CDS encoding histone deacetylase family protein gives MMQAYFSPDQMLHHGQTFLVGGERKPIPEVPERAEILNSALKKLSITPQHPNDFGLAPLAKVHSPEYLLFLETIHDEWRASGGADIVVPHIHPFDRTGTYPATAAGKAGFHLCDTSCPISAKTWQSARASANCAVAAAQDVRDHKANMAYALCRPPGHHASREIAGGFCYLNNSAIAAMQLRERFDRVAILDIDLHHGNGTQHIFYDRDDVFTLSIHADPAGFYPFYWGHSHERGTGRGLGYNRNFPLPLGSGDDVFLNALDDAIMLIEKYAPGALILACGLDASGDDPFGGLNVSTDGFGKIARKISLIGLPTVIVQEGGYVSPSLGDNLVQFLGSFAEARS, from the coding sequence ATGATGCAGGCCTATTTTTCACCCGATCAAATGTTGCATCACGGCCAGACCTTTCTGGTTGGCGGTGAACGCAAACCCATTCCCGAAGTACCAGAACGGGCCGAAATCCTCAATTCTGCCCTAAAAAAGCTGTCAATTACGCCCCAACACCCCAACGATTTTGGCCTTGCACCGCTGGCAAAGGTCCATTCGCCGGAATATTTGCTGTTTTTAGAAACAATTCATGACGAATGGCGTGCCAGCGGCGGGGCCGATATCGTGGTGCCGCACATTCACCCGTTTGATCGCACCGGTACCTATCCCGCTACGGCGGCAGGCAAAGCGGGATTTCACCTGTGTGATACATCCTGCCCCATATCGGCCAAGACATGGCAATCCGCACGGGCAAGTGCCAATTGTGCCGTCGCTGCCGCGCAGGATGTACGCGATCACAAAGCGAACATGGCCTATGCCCTGTGCCGCCCGCCGGGCCACCATGCCAGCCGCGAGATTGCCGGCGGTTTTTGTTATCTGAATAATTCGGCCATTGCTGCCATGCAATTACGCGAACGGTTTGACCGTGTCGCGATCCTGGATATCGACCTGCATCATGGCAATGGCACGCAGCACATCTTTTATGACCGCGACGATGTGTTCACCCTGTCCATCCATGCCGATCCGGCCGGTTTTTATCCGTTCTACTGGGGCCATTCCCATGAACGCGGAACAGGCCGGGGTCTGGGCTATAATCGCAACTTTCCCTTGCCACTTGGCAGTGGCGATGATGTGTTTTTGAACGCCCTTGATGACGCAATAATGCTTATTGAGAAATATGCCCCCGGTGCCCTGATCCTGGCCTGCGGCCTTGATGCCTCAGGCGATGACCCTTTTGGCGGACTAAATGTCTCGACCGACGGTTTTGGCAAAATCGCCCGTAAAATCAGCTTGATCGGCCTGCCCACCGTGATAGTTCAGGAAGGTGGATATGTCAGCCCGTCTCTGGGTGACAACCTTGTTCAGTTCCTTGGAAGTTTTGCGGAGGCACGATCATGA
- the moaD gene encoding molybdopterin converting factor subunit 1: MKMKFVYFAWVKDRIGKAEETLDVPADIGTVADLLAWMPTQGENYAAALNDPALVRVALDQEFAHADDVIGEAREIALFPPVTGG, from the coding sequence ATGAAGATGAAGTTTGTGTATTTTGCATGGGTCAAGGATCGGATCGGGAAAGCCGAAGAAACGCTTGATGTGCCCGCCGATATTGGCACTGTTGCGGACCTGTTGGCATGGATGCCGACACAGGGCGAAAATTATGCTGCGGCACTGAATGATCCTGCATTGGTGCGTGTCGCCCTGGATCAGGAATTTGCCCATGCCGATGACGTGATTGGGGAAGCACGCGAAATTGCCCTGTTTCCACCTGTTACCGGCGGATGA
- a CDS encoding ABC transporter permease encodes MIKGWSLIRIATILVYLFLFAPVAVVILLAFNANQFGSFPIEGFSLRWFDSLLHNDAIVRAFKTSLLLGVLTSAISTTIGTMAAVAMVRYDFPGKKAISSLLIAPILIPEVVLAVALLLFLQFLALPKSFGLLLMGHVVFTLPFVLLVVQARLVSIRRDVEEAAMSLGATPIQTFFEITLPLMLPAVMAGMLFSFTISFDDITGTLFWKPGGVETVPTQIFAMLRNSISPEINALGAVMVIFTVALPLVATAIARRLSAARIKTNKAKQ; translated from the coding sequence ATGATAAAAGGCTGGTCTCTAATCCGTATCGCAACCATTCTGGTTTATCTGTTTTTGTTTGCCCCTGTGGCCGTTGTTATTTTGCTGGCCTTCAATGCCAATCAGTTTGGCAGTTTCCCCATCGAAGGCTTTTCGCTGCGCTGGTTTGACTCCCTATTGCACAACGATGCCATCGTTCGGGCCTTCAAAACCTCGCTGCTACTGGGCGTTCTGACCAGCGCCATTTCCACCACGATTGGCACAATGGCCGCCGTTGCGATGGTCCGTTACGATTTTCCCGGCAAAAAGGCCATTTCCAGCCTGTTAATCGCCCCCATCCTGATCCCGGAGGTGGTGCTGGCTGTGGCCCTGTTGCTGTTCCTGCAATTTTTGGCCCTGCCCAAAAGTTTTGGCCTGCTGTTAATGGGGCATGTGGTCTTCACCCTGCCCTTTGTGCTGCTGGTGGTGCAGGCACGGCTTGTTTCCATTCGCCGCGATGTTGAAGAAGCCGCCATGAGCCTCGGGGCAACACCGATACAGACCTTTTTTGAAATTACTCTGCCGCTGATGCTGCCAGCCGTAATGGCCGGGATGCTGTTTTCCTTCACCATTTCGTTTGACGACATTACCGGCACGCTGTTCTGGAAACCAGGTGGTGTTGAAACAGTCCCCACACAAATTTTTGCCATGCTGCGCAATTCCATCAGTCCGGAAATCAATGCCTTGGGTGCCGTTATGGTGATTTTTACCGTCGCCCTGCCCCTTGTCGCCACTGCCATTGCACGTCGCCTTTCAGCCGCGCGCATAAAAACCAACAAAGCCAAACAATGA
- a CDS encoding ABC transporter permease translates to MAAGVARAQKRAPWILLSPSLVTIGFLLIIPMMFIVVYSFWLRTATGADQSGFYLDNWQEVLSDRFYRDILLQTLKIAFFTTIICAVIGYIPAYFVANTRMRSKTLLLIMLMLPFWISYIIRTMSWINILGTSGAINGLLLWAGIIDNPLNMLYNQTTVILGLVHYLLPFMILNVYVSLEGIDKNLTEAAESLGCNGFQAFREVTLPLSFPGLAAGSLLCFVLASGTYITPLILGGPRDAMFANLVFEAIITQLNWPLGSALSLVLLALLGALVVIYTRYLGVDQIAKSFR, encoded by the coding sequence ATGGCCGCTGGTGTCGCAAGGGCGCAAAAACGCGCCCCGTGGATACTGCTTTCGCCGTCACTGGTGACGATCGGATTTTTGCTGATCATACCGATGATGTTTATCGTGGTTTATTCCTTCTGGCTGCGCACGGCAACCGGCGCGGATCAAAGCGGCTTTTACCTTGATAACTGGCAGGAAGTTCTCTCCGATCGCTTTTATCGCGACATCCTGTTGCAAACCCTGAAAATCGCCTTTTTCACCACCATCATTTGCGCGGTCATCGGCTATATTCCAGCTTATTTCGTCGCCAATACCCGGATGCGATCAAAAACACTGCTGCTGATCATGCTGATGCTGCCATTCTGGATCAGCTACATCATCCGTACCATGTCCTGGATCAATATTCTGGGTACGTCGGGCGCTATTAACGGCCTGTTGCTGTGGGCGGGCATTATCGATAACCCGCTAAATATGCTCTATAACCAGACAACGGTTATTCTCGGTCTGGTGCATTATTTACTGCCTTTCATGATTTTGAATGTCTATGTCAGCCTGGAAGGCATTGACAAAAACCTGACCGAAGCTGCCGAAAGCCTGGGCTGCAATGGCTTCCAGGCCTTCCGCGAAGTTACATTGCCGCTTTCCTTTCCCGGTCTGGCGGCAGGCTCGCTTCTGTGTTTTGTGCTGGCATCAGGCACCTATATCACCCCGCTTATCCTCGGTGGCCCGCGTGATGCGATGTTTGCCAATCTGGTCTTTGAAGCCATCATTACGCAGCTTAACTGGCCGCTGGGCTCGGCCCTGTCACTGGTTCTTCTGGCACTGCTGGGCGCGCTGGTCGTGATTTACACCCGTTATCTCGGCGTTGATCAAATCGCCAAAAGTTTCCGGTAA
- a CDS encoding aspartate aminotransferase family protein has product MTHETTKAGHNRDSKLFYQSRSRRPLIDHAKGVYMWDVNGQRYIDASSGAMVSNIGHSDPRVLAAMQAQMEQATFAYRLHFENEAAETLAWRLAQYAPGDLERVFFVSGGSEAVESCLKLARQYTLAIGQAQRSKVISRFPSYHGSTLGALAITGYTPMHAPFAPMMVDQPKIPAPTCYLDRDDLSDHERGLKYANMLEAEILRQGPETVLAFIMEPVGGAATGALVAPDSYYQRIRNICDQYGVLLIYDEVMTGAGRTGKYFAAEHWNIVPDIIAVSKGLAAGYAPLGAMIAPDRIVSPVLDHGGFIHGYTYAGNPIACAAGNAVLDVIEQDNLLENATSSGASLKAELTKLMASFPFIGDVRGKGLLLALELVANRDTMEPIAPKHMAAARLVDIAYDKGLIIYWRRTRGGYRGDHIMVCPPLTITPDQFGDILDPLRDALTQLESELKQAGAI; this is encoded by the coding sequence ATGACCCATGAAACGACAAAAGCCGGGCATAACCGGGATTCCAAGCTGTTCTATCAAAGCCGTTCCCGTCGCCCGCTGATTGACCACGCCAAAGGCGTGTATATGTGGGATGTGAATGGCCAGCGTTACATCGATGCGTCCAGCGGCGCGATGGTCAGCAATATTGGCCATAGTGATCCGCGTGTTCTTGCTGCCATGCAAGCCCAAATGGAACAGGCGACTTTCGCCTACCGCCTGCATTTTGAAAATGAGGCCGCCGAGACTTTGGCCTGGCGCCTGGCCCAATATGCGCCGGGCGATCTGGAGCGGGTGTTTTTTGTTTCCGGCGGGTCGGAGGCTGTTGAAAGCTGCCTGAAACTGGCGCGCCAATACACGCTTGCCATTGGGCAGGCGCAGCGCAGCAAGGTCATTTCACGCTTTCCCAGCTATCATGGTTCGACCCTGGGCGCGCTTGCGATCACCGGATATACACCGATGCACGCGCCCTTTGCCCCAATGATGGTGGACCAACCCAAAATCCCGGCACCAACATGTTATCTGGACCGCGATGACCTGAGTGATCATGAACGCGGCCTGAAATATGCAAACATGCTGGAAGCCGAAATTCTGCGCCAGGGGCCGGAAACCGTGCTGGCCTTTATCATGGAGCCTGTCGGTGGAGCCGCCACGGGTGCCCTTGTTGCACCTGACAGCTATTACCAGCGGATTCGCAACATATGCGACCAATATGGCGTGTTGTTGATTTATGACGAGGTCATGACCGGGGCGGGCCGCACCGGCAAATATTTTGCCGCCGAACACTGGAATATCGTGCCCGATATTATCGCCGTCTCCAAGGGACTGGCAGCAGGTTACGCACCGCTGGGCGCCATGATTGCCCCGGACCGGATCGTCAGCCCCGTGCTGGATCATGGCGGATTTATTCATGGTTACACCTATGCGGGCAACCCGATTGCCTGTGCGGCGGGCAATGCCGTGCTTGATGTAATTGAACAGGATAACCTGCTGGAAAATGCCACGTCTTCAGGGGCCTCCCTGAAAGCCGAACTGACCAAACTGATGGCGTCATTCCCCTTCATCGGCGATGTCCGTGGCAAGGGCCTGTTGCTGGCACTCGAACTTGTTGCCAATCGCGACACAATGGAACCGATTGCCCCCAAGCATATGGCCGCTGCAAGGCTGGTCGATATTGCTTACGACAAAGGGCTGATCATTTACTGGCGGCGTACCCGGGGCGGGTATCGTGGCGATCATATTATGGTTTGCCCACCCCTAACCATCACCCCCGACCAGTTTGGCGATATTCTTGATCCGTTGCGCGATGCCCTGACCCAGCTTGAAAGCGAACTCAAACAGGCGGGAGCAATTTGA